The window CTTCTGGAGGACCTGGATCTCAGTGACAACCTCATCAGTGTAGTGGAAACTGGATCATTTCGTTCTCAACTAGCTCTCCGATCCCTAAACTTCCGCAGTAATGTGATCCAGCTGGTTCCTGCAGGCGTGCTGTCTGGCCTGACCAACCTCACTCGGCTTGACCTCAACCACAACAGACTTGTGGTTCTACTGGACCATGCCTTTCAAGATCTGCACAAGTTGGCATCCCTCGAGGTGGGTGACAACGAACTTGTTTTCATCTCTCAGAGGGCGTTCATGGGATTAACTGGACTTCAAAATCTGACGCTGGAACGTTCCAATCTCACTGTGGTCCCTACTGATGCTTTGGCACATCTGCACAACCTGGTCGAACTACGTATGCGCCATTTGAGCATTAGTTTTCTGAAGCCTTTCTCTTTTAAAAGGCTATTCCGTCTCCGCCGACTAGAGATTGATTATTGGCCCTGTTTGGACACACTACCCCCGCTGTCACTACATGGCCTCAACCTCACAACATTGTTCATAACCAACACTAACCTGTCTGCTTTCCCTGGTGCAGCATTGCGCCACCTGCCCTACCTCACTCACCTCAACTTGTCGTTCTCCCGAATTCGGCATATCCATCAAGAAGAGCTTGGGAACCTCCCACATCTGAAGGAGCTCTGTCTCCAAGAGGCTCAGCTTGTCTCTATTGAACTCTTTGCATTTATTGGCCTCATATCTTTGCAACTGCTGGATGTGTCACAAAATCGCCTGGACTCTCTGGAGAGGGGGGTTTTTGCATCACCAGACAGCCTCCAGAGGCTTTGTCTGGGTGGAAACCCATTGGTGTGTGACTGCAGATTGGTTTGGTTGCTGAATAGCTACAAGCCCCCCTCCCTTCATATTCTTGATATGCAGCCGGAGTGCAGTGCCCCTGAGTACCTGCTGGGGAAAAAACTGCGTGAACTCAAGGAACCACTGGTCTCGCAGTACATGACCTGCACCAAGCCTCGAATTGGACCAAGCATAACACAGCTGCTGATGACTGACGAGGGTCAGCCTGCCCGTTTGAGCTGCCTGGCAGAGGGAGCACCAAGACCCTCAGTGGTCTGGATTACACCTCACAGACGCTACATCACAGCCAAGAGCAGTGGCAGGGTGGAAGTCCAACCAGATGGCACCCTGGAGATCAAGGCTGCGGAGTTGCATGACAGTGGGGTGTACTTGTGTATTGCAAGTAACCCTGCTGGCAATGCCAGCTTGTCTGCCTCTTTAGCTGTGAAGAGTCTGGGCATTAGAGACAGCTCTTACAATAGCAACAGGAGCTCAAATTATTTGACAAACTCTAACAGCACTGGTGGGAATGGGACTGTGTTGTACAACATGACAGTCCCCATAGACATTAAAACTATTATTATATCCACAGCCATGGGCTGCCTGTCCTTTCTAGGTGTGGTCGTTTTCTGCTTCCTGCTTCTGTTTGCCTGGAGCCGAGGGAAAGGACGTCATAAGAGCAACTTTGATATTGAATACGTCCCACGCAAAACCAATGGGACCTCAGCTGAAGTGACAGAAACAAGTGGCCCTCGACGAGTCAATATGAAAATGATTTGAACATGAAGCGGACTGATGCACACAataccaacaacaacaagtttTTTTCTATGACACAGTGGAATTGTGACAAATGATGTACTAATATAGTGGCTGTCGATGAATGCGATCTTGTGATCATGTGAATATCAAAGTGAATCCGTGAACGTGTTTATATGAAATATGTAATTATGTCCTTACATTACATGAATATAATACTATAACCAACATATCAATATGGAAGTGATCTAGTGTTGCACTTGGCATGTGTATCAGTGGTGATGTGATGAGTAATGATGTTGTCAACTATCCCTGACATCAAAGTGAAGGACGGAGCCACTGGGGGTTGTGGGGGATATTCGGAACGCAGTGATAGCTATCATTGCTGCAATATGTCAGGACTAAATTGTCTTGTACCCATCTTAGCTGCAGTGTGAAAGGTGTGTGCTGTAATCAGATGTGCGTGCATCAGTGTATGCATGATGCATTTGTCTTTCTTTGTGCATGTGCACGCATTGCCTTTTTTATGTAAGAGAATTATTAAAACGATGGGGCCCAGGCCTTTGTTCTTGTTGAGTCATTGTCACTGCTGGATAAAACAGGATGTTATATGTTTTGTTTGGAAAACTCCCACTTATTCTCAAAAAGAAATGCTGCATCCATTTAGAAATAGTGGCCCTCATGCAATGGAGTCTAACATATGGTGAATGAACTCAGGGGAACATTATGCTGTAATTTATTGTGAGGTGTGAGCTTTGTATTGTCCGTAGAGTTCACTTTCCAGCAGGACAAGACACTTCTCCTTAGAAATAACACGAGTCAAAGGCGTTATCACAAGAGAAAAGCTTCAAGCAATAGAAAtggcatgttaaagctgtttcATAACATAATAAATCACAGGCAGTTTTTGCTgccagagaaaaaaacaaaatcccttGACATGATATAAAAGACTCTGTGGCCGGACACAATGGCAAAGATTTACTGGCTTGTGCCCTCTTTGGGACAAGACAAAGTTAAGCCTCACAGATTTATGGCTTAAATTTCTCCTCATATTTCTTTGATCATACCTCTTCAATTCCTCACTGGGGTGCCAAGGGGCTCTGGTCATTTAATAGGTGTCAATTTCGAGTTTGTAGTAGAAACTTGTAATGTTATGTTTCTTTGTTGGGAAATACTTTCAGTGTTTGTTGTGTGGAGTATTGGCAAACCAATTAAGGGCATATCTTTGTATTACAGGGATgtgggtgtttatttgtgtaattTTGTTGTGATATAATATTCAAAAGTTGTATAACTGTTTTCGTATGACAAATTTATGGgtatattttcaagagaaaataaataaacataaccCTATAATTGGAagtgcattttaaattcacCTAAAGATGCTCTAATAGCAACAGAATAgctgtacagtatgtctggTATTTAATATTTACTATTAGCTTGAACTGCTTTCTATCAAGCAAGAAAGACACAACACACGCACTTCACAAAGATCCACTTTGTGGTGTTTGTGACCACTGCATGAAAGTGCAGGTCAAACTCTCATTTCAAtcgacatacagtatagtgaattgaaatatacagtatattgctttaagttaatatatatatatatatatatatatatatatatatatatatatatatatataaagctttatgtcctgagattggctggcgaccacccaagttagctgtgataggctccagctcagcagCGGCCCTaataaggataagcagtatgaaagaaaaaaaaaacacacacaaatagatgGATGGGTACAATTAATACACAGTGTTGCACATACATTTTTTACCGTTTACTCTTATTCAAATACATGGGTAATCACTTTTGAACAGGGCCATTATAACATTGTGTTCCAATAACTCAAGTGAAATTAATGTATGCATAACATTGTTTGACACTTTAAAAGGCAAGAcagaaattttattttgactttatcaGCAACTGTCTATGAATTTGATATTTTGAAGGAGGAATTTTTGTTTCACCCATGAGGTATAATGGCAATGAAAATAATCTGTCCTTTTGCCAtcaaaacatttggaaaattaaTACACAGGATACGgtgcaagtaaaaaaataaaatcttaactCTGACAGTGAAACAGATTTGATGATGAAGATTCAGAGGAAAAATTA of the Phycodurus eques isolate BA_2022a chromosome 14, UOR_Pequ_1.1, whole genome shotgun sequence genome contains:
- the lingo2b gene encoding leucine-rich repeat and immunoglobulin-like domain-containing nogo receptor-interacting protein 2b; the encoded protein is MRVGNMGKRVMQRPAPHYHILLGGALLLLLARLTLSCPARCECSAQSKSVSCHRKRLSTIPEGIPIETRVLDLSKNKLRIITPDNFSSFQLLEDLDLSDNLISVVETGSFRSQLALRSLNFRSNVIQLVPAGVLSGLTNLTRLDLNHNRLVVLLDHAFQDLHKLASLEVGDNELVFISQRAFMGLTGLQNLTLERSNLTVVPTDALAHLHNLVELRMRHLSISFLKPFSFKRLFRLRRLEIDYWPCLDTLPPLSLHGLNLTTLFITNTNLSAFPGAALRHLPYLTHLNLSFSRIRHIHQEELGNLPHLKELCLQEAQLVSIELFAFIGLISLQLLDVSQNRLDSLERGVFASPDSLQRLCLGGNPLVCDCRLVWLLNSYKPPSLHILDMQPECSAPEYLLGKKLRELKEPLVSQYMTCTKPRIGPSITQLLMTDEGQPARLSCLAEGAPRPSVVWITPHRRYITAKSSGRVEVQPDGTLEIKAAELHDSGVYLCIASNPAGNASLSASLAVKSLGIRDSSYNSNRSSNYLTNSNSTGGNGTVLYNMTVPIDIKTIIISTAMGCLSFLGVVVFCFLLLFAWSRGKGRHKSNFDIEYVPRKTNGTSAEVTETSGPRRVNMKMI